In Pseudomonas nunensis, a single window of DNA contains:
- the rlmF gene encoding 23S rRNA (adenine(1618)-N(6))-methyltransferase RlmF produces MNAPRTPRPARKKPDSATPAKAVEPRPKASLHPRNRHQGRYDFPELIKSTPELAKFVILNPYGKESIDFASPDAVRVFNRALLKSFYGVAHWDIPADYLCPPVPGRADYVHFLADLLASVNDGEIPRGAPVKVLDIGMGANCVYPLIGYSDYRWHFLGSEIDPTAVAAAKAIVQSNGLNKAIQLRQQSNPKHILLGLLEPGERFDLTMCNPPFHASMDEATKGSERKWRALGRADPKRKLPVLNFGGQSAELWCEGGEARFVTQLIAESAHFQHKVLWFSTLVSKASNLPAIQTALKKAGVLESQVVEMSQGQKQSRFVAWTFQTKSEQQVWRERWARK; encoded by the coding sequence ATGAACGCCCCCCGCACACCCCGCCCTGCGCGCAAGAAGCCTGACTCCGCCACCCCGGCCAAAGCCGTGGAACCACGTCCGAAGGCCAGCCTGCACCCGCGCAACCGCCACCAGGGTCGCTACGACTTCCCGGAGCTGATCAAGAGCACGCCGGAACTGGCGAAGTTTGTGATCCTCAACCCGTACGGCAAGGAAAGCATCGACTTCGCCAGCCCCGACGCGGTGCGGGTGTTCAACCGGGCGTTGCTCAAATCGTTCTACGGCGTGGCTCACTGGGACATTCCGGCTGATTACCTCTGCCCGCCAGTTCCGGGGCGTGCCGACTACGTGCACTTCCTGGCTGACCTGCTGGCCAGCGTCAACGATGGCGAAATCCCGCGCGGCGCACCGGTCAAGGTGCTCGACATCGGCATGGGCGCCAACTGCGTTTATCCGCTAATCGGCTACAGCGACTACCGCTGGCACTTCCTCGGTTCGGAAATCGATCCGACTGCCGTGGCCGCCGCCAAAGCCATCGTCCAGTCCAACGGGCTGAACAAGGCCATCCAGTTGCGCCAGCAGAGCAACCCCAAGCACATTCTGTTGGGCCTGCTGGAGCCGGGCGAACGCTTTGACCTGACCATGTGCAACCCGCCGTTCCACGCTTCGATGGATGAAGCGACCAAGGGCAGCGAGCGTAAATGGCGCGCCTTGGGCCGTGCCGACCCGAAACGCAAACTGCCAGTGCTGAACTTTGGCGGGCAATCGGCGGAATTGTGGTGTGAAGGCGGCGAAGCTCGCTTTGTGACGCAACTGATCGCCGAGAGCGCGCACTTCCAGCACAAAGTGCTGTGGTTCAGCACCCTGGTGTCGAAAGCCTCGAACTTGCCGGCGATCCAGACTGCGCTGAAAAAGGCTGGCGTGCTGGAAAGCCAGGTCGTGGAAATGTCCCAGGGGCAGAAGCAAAGCCGCTTCGTAGCTTGGACCTTCCAGACCAAGTCAGAACAGCAAGTGTGGCGTGAACGTTGGGCTCGCAAGTAA